Proteins encoded by one window of Emticicia oligotrophica DSM 17448:
- a CDS encoding GNAT family N-acetyltransferase, producing the protein MIHLTWDSAFFHKKIARIDASKDLEILSSQLEQAFLEQYDLIYVFAEKETLLPQDILEQFNGKLVDRKITYTASIDLLKTKTLVETKEFNEIEGHLLYELAYLSGNHSRFKLDTSLGIENFKRLYREWIDKSVSHQIAQKIYIYENNGQIGGMVTLSIKDTQANIGLIAVDETLQGQGVGISLIHACAEYCKKNNIQTLDVPTQLDNRQACKFYEKCGFVEKQIQNIYHFWA; encoded by the coding sequence ATGATACACTTAACTTGGGATAGTGCATTCTTTCATAAAAAAATCGCTCGAATTGATGCTAGTAAAGATTTAGAAATACTATCTTCTCAGCTCGAACAAGCGTTTCTTGAACAATATGATTTGATTTATGTTTTTGCCGAAAAAGAAACCCTATTACCGCAAGATATTCTTGAGCAATTCAATGGAAAACTTGTAGATAGAAAAATTACCTATACCGCTTCGATAGATTTATTAAAAACCAAAACTCTAGTTGAAACCAAAGAATTTAATGAAATTGAAGGGCATTTGTTGTATGAACTAGCTTATCTCAGTGGTAATCATTCAAGATTTAAGTTAGATACAAGTTTGGGAATAGAAAATTTTAAGCGACTTTATCGAGAATGGATTGATAAATCTGTCAGCCACCAAATTGCTCAGAAAATATATATTTATGAAAACAACGGGCAAATTGGAGGTATGGTAACGCTTAGTATCAAGGATACGCAGGCGAATATTGGTCTGATTGCCGTTGATGAAACTTTACAAGGGCAGGGTGTTGGCATTTCTCTGATTCATGCCTGTGCAGAATATTGCAAGAAAAATAATATTCAAACACTCGATGTACCTACACAGCTTGATAATAGACAAGCCTGTAAATTTTACGAAAAATGTGGTTTTGTTGAGAAGCAAATTCAAAATATTTATCATTTTTGGGCATAA
- the nusG gene encoding transcription termination/antitermination protein NusG: MSEINWYVVRAVSGQEKKIKTYIENEAIRRKLDDLIPSILIPTEKITEVRNGKKRVREKSYFPGYILVNADLNNGEVLHLIKTMPGVIGFLGRNNGTSMTPEPLRQSEINRILGVQEEVIIGDNISPTLTFVKGENVKVIDGPFSGFDGNVEEVNEDKKKLSVSVKIFGRSTPVELGYMQVEKLQ; encoded by the coding sequence ATGAGCGAAATCAATTGGTACGTTGTGCGGGCAGTTTCGGGACAGGAGAAGAAAATCAAAACCTACATCGAAAACGAAGCAATTCGACGCAAGTTGGATGACTTAATTCCGTCAATCTTAATTCCAACTGAAAAAATCACAGAGGTTCGTAATGGTAAGAAACGTGTTCGTGAAAAAAGTTATTTTCCAGGATATATTCTTGTTAATGCCGACCTAAACAATGGTGAAGTGCTTCACTTAATCAAGACAATGCCAGGTGTAATTGGTTTCTTGGGTCGTAATAATGGTACTTCCATGACTCCTGAGCCTTTACGTCAATCTGAAATAAATCGTATTTTGGGTGTGCAAGAAGAGGTTATTATCGGTGATAATATTTCTCCAACACTTACATTCGTAAAAGGCGAAAATGTGAAGGTAATCGATGGCCCATTCAGTGGTTTCGATGGTAATGTTGAGGAAGTGAACGAAGATAAGAAGAAATTGAGCGTGAGCGTTAAAATCTTCGGACGTAGTACTCCAGTTGAATTGGGGTATATGCAAGTTGAAAAATTGCAATAA
- the secE gene encoding preprotein translocase subunit SecE, translating into MQEFFKNSWEEVTKEVTWPKWSELQASATLVLVASLIFALVVGVIDFLIENGLRLFYQSI; encoded by the coding sequence ATGCAAGAATTTTTTAAAAACTCTTGGGAAGAAGTAACCAAAGAGGTAACATGGCCCAAATGGAGTGAACTACAAGCAAGTGCTACACTTGTGCTTGTGGCATCATTAATTTTTGCTTTAGTAGTAGGTGTTATCGATTTCTTAATCGAGAATGGTCTGCGTTTATTCTACCAATCAATCTAA
- the tyrS gene encoding tyrosine--tRNA ligase, translated as MNFIEELRWRGMLHDAMPGTEEQLNKEMTAGYIGFDPTAKSLHIGNLATIMVLKHFQLAGHKPYALVGGATGMVGDPSGKSAERQFLSEETLKANQEGIRNQLVKFLDFDCGENSAEMVNNYDWFKEIGFLEFLREVGKYLTVNYMMSKDSVKNRLATGISFTEFSYQLLQGYDFYWLYKNKNVRLQMGGSDQWGNITTGTELIRRKESAIVGEVEDESLSYKAFALTTPLVTKADGTKMGKSAGGETIWLDANLTSPYQFYQYWLGQDDRDLPKLLRVFTLYSRAEIESIEAQHAEAPHLRIGQKALAKDVTSRVHGEEQYELAVKASEVLFGKGTLETLQSLDEATFTSVFDGVPTTEISKETWDSCTNVLDLVSVVTNNEIYPSKGEARRAIQGNGLSINKVKITDEKLALSELQLLQGKYLLVGKGKKNHIVKILY; from the coding sequence ATGAATTTCATTGAAGAATTACGCTGGAGAGGAATGCTTCACGATGCCATGCCAGGCACCGAAGAACAACTAAATAAAGAAATGACAGCCGGCTATATTGGTTTCGACCCAACGGCCAAATCATTGCATATCGGAAATTTAGCGACTATTATGGTGCTTAAACATTTCCAATTAGCTGGTCATAAGCCTTATGCCTTGGTTGGAGGTGCGACAGGAATGGTTGGCGACCCTTCAGGTAAATCGGCTGAGCGTCAGTTTCTTTCAGAAGAAACTTTAAAAGCAAATCAAGAGGGTATCCGAAATCAATTAGTTAAGTTTCTTGATTTTGATTGCGGCGAAAATTCAGCCGAAATGGTTAATAACTATGATTGGTTTAAAGAAATAGGTTTCTTGGAGTTTTTGAGAGAAGTAGGTAAATACCTTACTGTTAATTACATGATGTCGAAAGATTCGGTAAAAAATCGTTTGGCAACGGGTATTTCATTCACTGAATTTTCTTACCAATTATTACAAGGCTACGATTTTTACTGGTTGTATAAAAATAAGAACGTTCGCTTACAAATGGGTGGTTCTGACCAGTGGGGAAATATCACAACTGGTACGGAGTTAATTCGTAGAAAAGAATCGGCTATTGTGGGCGAAGTAGAAGATGAAAGCTTAAGTTACAAAGCCTTTGCTCTCACTACACCATTAGTAACCAAAGCTGATGGTACTAAAATGGGTAAATCGGCTGGTGGCGAAACTATCTGGCTTGATGCAAACCTTACTTCACCATACCAATTTTACCAATATTGGTTAGGACAAGATGACCGTGATTTGCCAAAACTACTAAGAGTATTTACGCTTTATTCAAGAGCTGAAATTGAAAGCATTGAAGCTCAACACGCAGAAGCTCCTCATTTGAGAATCGGACAAAAAGCATTGGCAAAAGATGTAACAAGCCGTGTGCATGGCGAAGAACAGTACGAATTGGCGGTGAAGGCATCGGAAGTATTATTTGGAAAAGGAACCCTCGAAACACTTCAAAGTTTAGATGAGGCTACTTTTACAAGTGTATTTGATGGCGTTCCTACCACCGAAATTTCAAAAGAAACTTGGGATTCTTGCACAAACGTATTAGACTTAGTTTCGGTAGTGACCAACAACGAAATTTATCCATCAAAAGGCGAAGCACGTCGTGCCATTCAAGGCAATGGTTTAAGTATTAATAAAGTAAAAATTACAGATGAAAAGCTGGCACTTTCCGAACTCCAACTTTTGCAAGGCAAATATTTGTTGGTTGGAAAAGGCAAGAAAAATCATATTGTAAAAATTTTATATTAA
- a CDS encoding porin family protein: MKKTLTTLFVLASLVSFAQIRPNTQYGFKGGISNSKTAIINNQTNIFNKFRNDINLGAFYRWNLQKFSVQPEAYFQAKGGSFKASTNFAETGNTILRNNYQYLTGSLILGYEVAKNVHLVAGPEYGYALNAGTKRGPYAQTDFSVAGGVRIDMLDAAHLFSLNIRYVHGLTNTTNKTYTLADKSVIPLNFQNRTLQVSATFNFSDYYRWAKKDKTPKKK, encoded by the coding sequence ATGAAAAAAACATTAACCACTCTTTTTGTTTTAGCGAGCCTAGTAAGCTTTGCCCAAATCAGACCAAATACTCAATACGGATTCAAAGGAGGTATTAGCAACTCAAAAACAGCTATTATTAATAACCAAACAAACATTTTTAATAAGTTTAGAAATGATATTAATTTGGGTGCTTTTTATCGTTGGAATTTGCAAAAATTTAGTGTTCAACCAGAAGCATATTTTCAGGCGAAAGGTGGTAGTTTTAAAGCATCTACTAACTTTGCCGAAACAGGAAATACCATTCTTCGTAATAATTATCAATACCTAACAGGTTCTTTGATTTTGGGTTATGAAGTAGCCAAAAATGTACATTTAGTAGCTGGTCCAGAGTATGGTTATGCTCTTAATGCAGGCACTAAACGTGGGCCTTATGCTCAAACTGACTTTAGTGTGGCAGGTGGCGTTCGTATTGATATGCTTGATGCAGCACATTTGTTTAGCTTAAATATTCGCTACGTTCATGGTTTGACCAATACTACCAATAAAACCTATACTTTGGCCGATAAAAGTGTTATTCCATTGAATTTCCAAAACCGTACTTTGCAAGTGTCTGCTACATTTAACTTTAGTGATTATTATCGTTGGGCTAAAAAAGATAAAACACCAAAGAAGAAATAA